The proteins below are encoded in one region of Zavarzinella sp.:
- a CDS encoding HK97 family phage prohead protease, with translation MQKKQSPGNPNVRADPLIWAMANSPLEIQRDQATVRAVIATSKVDRAGDVMNLNGIINRKEFLANPIVLWAHRRDLPPVGKCIHLEVSSGQMIATTKFSTSTRFAQDLFELYAEGILRGWSIGFRVHKAVPLHDGKYKQTGWYYDSWELMEYSAVPIPENADALTVAVTKGMVQDPDLRSWLIRDLLAPLYQ, from the coding sequence ATGCAAAAGAAACAATCCCCAGGCAATCCTAATGTGCGTGCCGATCCGCTGATCTGGGCAATGGCCAATTCACCACTGGAAATCCAGCGGGATCAGGCAACCGTGCGTGCTGTTATTGCCACTTCAAAAGTGGATCGGGCTGGCGATGTGATGAACCTGAACGGCATCATCAACAGGAAAGAATTCCTGGCCAATCCCATTGTACTGTGGGCTCATCGTCGTGATCTGCCACCCGTGGGCAAGTGCATTCATCTGGAAGTAAGCTCCGGGCAGATGATTGCCACCACGAAGTTCAGCACCAGCACGCGGTTTGCCCAGGATCTGTTTGAACTGTATGCCGAAGGGATTCTGCGTGGCTGGTCGATTGGCTTTCGTGTGCACAAAGCTGTACCACTGCACGATGGCAAGTATAAGCAGACGGGCTGGTATTACGATTCGTGGGAGCTGATGGAATATTCGGCAGTGCCCATTCCGGAAAATGCAGATGCCTTAACAGTAGCGGTAACCAAAGGGATGGTACAGGATCCCGATTTGCGAAGCTGGTTGATTCGCGACCTGCTGGCGCCGCTGTATCAATAG
- a CDS encoding phage portal protein — MWQNIKNWWFQRQQQPKQKPTLLPVGNMPSFTWASQGDTTTQLRNYQSWVYAAVNAIAQEIAKQRPYLYVNRGQAEHQHTPLAQGHPLVKLLEHPNPWTTPWELWYLTVLYLELTGNCYWYVAQDEQGRPSELWIIPTPWMRVIPDREQFIRGYYLQAPGNTGEIFAADEIIHLKYPNPLDVHYGLSPLEANSLTIDANTELQKSRHQSFVAGQRPGMVLQTDQALSDAVARRLEERIQSRFSGRENWQRPLVLEQGLQASPWTLRPVEMDYLNSARLSRDEIFAIFRVPAPVAGIVENMGLGADIWFGARVMFCEGTIQPKLELIAQALTRDLASRYGFDVVVSFPECSPRNQEQRRKDDELDAATGLRTYNEIRKARGLPPYRDRKFDEPILPA; from the coding sequence ATGTGGCAGAATATTAAAAACTGGTGGTTCCAGCGGCAACAACAACCAAAGCAAAAACCTACCCTCCTGCCCGTGGGCAATATGCCCAGCTTCACCTGGGCCAGTCAGGGCGATACCACTACCCAGCTAAGAAACTATCAATCCTGGGTCTATGCTGCCGTCAATGCAATTGCTCAGGAAATTGCTAAGCAGCGGCCGTATCTTTATGTCAATCGTGGGCAGGCAGAACATCAACATACGCCCCTGGCACAAGGCCATCCCTTAGTAAAGCTACTGGAACATCCCAACCCCTGGACAACACCGTGGGAACTTTGGTACTTAACGGTGCTCTATCTGGAACTGACTGGCAATTGCTACTGGTATGTTGCCCAGGATGAACAGGGCCGCCCCAGCGAACTGTGGATTATTCCCACACCATGGATGCGGGTGATTCCCGATCGCGAGCAGTTTATCCGTGGGTATTATCTGCAGGCACCTGGCAACACGGGCGAAATCTTTGCCGCAGACGAAATCATTCATTTGAAATACCCCAACCCGCTGGATGTGCACTATGGTCTTTCGCCATTGGAAGCCAATTCGCTGACCATTGATGCCAATACAGAACTGCAGAAAAGCAGGCACCAGAGCTTTGTGGCAGGCCAGCGCCCAGGCATGGTGCTGCAGACCGATCAGGCACTGAGCGATGCGGTGGCACGTCGCCTGGAAGAACGGATTCAAAGTCGCTTTTCCGGGCGGGAAAACTGGCAACGACCACTGGTGCTTGAACAGGGCCTGCAGGCTTCGCCCTGGACACTGCGACCAGTGGAGATGGACTATCTGAATAGTGCCCGCCTGAGCCGGGATGAAATCTTTGCAATCTTTCGAGTGCCTGCACCTGTGGCAGGCATTGTGGAAAACATGGGCCTGGGGGCAGACATCTGGTTTGGTGCCCGCGTGATGTTTTGCGAAGGGACGATTCAGCCCAAACTGGAACTGATTGCCCAGGCACTGACACGCGATCTGGCCAGCCGCTATGGCTTTGATGTGGTAGTGAGTTTTCCGGAATGTTCGCCACGCAACCAGGAGCAGCGACGCAAGGATGATGAACTGGATGCAGCCACGGGTTTGCGAACGTACAACGAAATCCGCAAGGCACGTGGCCTGCCACCGTATCGCGATCGCAAGTTTGATGAACCAATTTTACCCGCGTAA
- a CDS encoding phage major capsid protein gives MLRNDLRQKMLANSAQYDPDEAAWLVRKLNLQTKVLGTGVASAGGTLVPAAANGEVIELQRNMEAFVQAGAQEIALPPNGRIQFPKLTGGSTAYWVGEGSAITESTPATGNLELQAKKLGIFVKVNNELLRFASPSAEGLIRYDMARVAALKADLAMLEGSGGTQIEGLLNYDFTTHTASSPGTNGNTFEVQDVALMESKLPDAVRAPTAWMMRKTMFAALMNRRSDAVSASDAKGSFLFHPTRHASDAPPIELYGTPVVRSSQIANNRTKGSGEDLTYIVLGYFPDWIIARMGVMEFMASGYGDTALQNDQTWLRGIQHIDAGPRHEASFVVCDQLLEA, from the coding sequence ATGCTTCGCAACGACTTGCGGCAGAAGATGCTGGCCAACTCTGCCCAGTACGATCCGGATGAAGCCGCCTGGCTGGTTCGCAAGCTGAACCTGCAGACAAAAGTGCTGGGCACGGGTGTGGCATCTGCCGGTGGCACGCTGGTTCCTGCGGCAGCCAATGGCGAAGTAATTGAACTGCAACGCAACATGGAAGCGTTTGTGCAGGCGGGGGCCCAGGAAATTGCGTTGCCACCGAACGGGCGGATTCAGTTTCCCAAGTTAACGGGTGGTTCCACTGCATATTGGGTGGGGGAAGGTTCTGCCATTACCGAAAGCACCCCAGCTACAGGCAACCTGGAATTGCAGGCCAAAAAGCTGGGCATTTTTGTGAAAGTAAACAACGAGCTGTTGCGGTTTGCATCGCCATCTGCGGAAGGCTTGATTCGTTACGACATGGCCCGCGTGGCAGCACTGAAGGCTGACCTGGCGATGCTGGAAGGTTCCGGCGGCACCCAGATTGAAGGATTACTGAATTACGATTTCACCACACACACGGCCAGTTCGCCTGGCACCAACGGCAATACGTTTGAAGTGCAGGATGTGGCATTGATGGAAAGCAAACTGCCAGACGCGGTGCGTGCACCCACGGCATGGATGATGCGAAAGACAATGTTTGCCGCGTTGATGAATCGCCGAAGCGATGCGGTCAGTGCCAGCGATGCCAAAGGGAGTTTTCTGTTTCATCCCACGCGGCATGCCAGCGACGCCCCACCAATTGAATTGTATGGCACTCCAGTAGTGCGATCTTCGCAGATTGCCAACAACCGCACCAAGGGCAGCGGAGAAGATCTGACCTACATTGTGCTTGGCTACTTCCCGGATTGGATTATTGCCCGCATGGGTGTGATGGAGTTCATGGCTTCGGGCTATGGTGATACCGCGTTACAGAACGACCAGACCTGGCTGCGGGGTATTCAGCATATTGATGCTGGCCCACGGCACGAAGCCAGTTTTGTAGTGTGCGACCAATTGCTGGAAGCGTAA
- a CDS encoding phage head-tail connector protein, whose product MAIDSLANIKIRLGITGTDDDTLLTDLQSSADAWINTFTGRTWNGGTFTEYFAGNQSHAVVQNYPIAEVSSVKVDLARSFGSDSLLDSSRYLVHANRGVIQATAGMFVPGAGTALVNNDRRTWMALARVVQVVYTVADAPPIDLKQAYARLIGYWYRTIKTEVASNYQNVSQQKYGDSFFIYQVANRLDFPAEITTMIRHYRSPAV is encoded by the coding sequence ATGGCGATTGATAGTTTAGCTAATATTAAAATCCGCCTGGGCATTACGGGCACGGATGATGATACCTTGTTAACAGACCTGCAAAGTTCTGCTGATGCCTGGATCAATACATTCACGGGTCGCACGTGGAATGGGGGCACCTTTACCGAATACTTCGCGGGCAACCAAAGCCACGCGGTGGTGCAGAACTATCCCATTGCAGAAGTAAGCAGTGTGAAGGTAGATCTTGCCAGGAGCTTTGGTTCGGACAGCCTGTTGGATTCTTCGCGATATCTGGTGCATGCCAATCGTGGGGTGATCCAGGCCACTGCAGGGATGTTTGTGCCAGGCGCAGGCACGGCCCTGGTGAATAACGATCGCCGCACATGGATGGCACTGGCACGTGTTGTGCAAGTGGTTTACACTGTTGCCGATGCCCCACCAATTGATCTGAAGCAGGCCTACGCTCGGTTGATTGGTTACTGGTACCGCACCATTAAAACGGAAGTGGCCAGCAACTATCAGAATGTCAGCCAGCAGAAGTATGGCGATTCGTTCTTTATCTACCAGGTGGCCAATCGCCTGGATTTCCCAGCAGAAATCACCACGATGATCCGCCACTACCGATCACCTGCGGTGTAG
- a CDS encoding HD domain-containing protein, with protein sequence MNPPTLKELSDLKSGETGIFFARLAEKYRQLTRDKKAYFVCKFTDTKRTVGALFWADGRLFPYVERDWEVGQFFKIVADYVENPRFGPQLEVQKIRLVEEKDFAEGFDPKRYQLIARSDPELAYQQLVELVQAEIADPPFQHLVLSILQTHQQLLKVLPGSRHRYYPFPGGWLEHTLRVSQHAALLGHRYREIYNELQPPLNVELIVAGAVLHDIGRVLELKPADVPDAPAEQTIDGVLLGHAMLAHDLVRDAARTIENLHPERVRLLLHIIASYLKLPEWGSPRLPNIPEVLVIHHLDDLDAKMEMYCRCLTKDVSAGPFTERDPNLMALLYRDREV encoded by the coding sequence ATGAATCCACCCACCTTAAAGGAATTGTCCGACCTGAAATCGGGTGAAACGGGGATCTTTTTTGCCCGCCTGGCAGAAAAATATCGCCAGTTGACGCGGGACAAAAAAGCCTATTTCGTCTGCAAGTTCACCGATACCAAACGCACCGTCGGTGCGTTGTTCTGGGCGGATGGTCGGCTGTTTCCGTATGTGGAACGCGACTGGGAGGTGGGCCAGTTTTTCAAAATTGTTGCCGACTATGTTGAAAATCCCCGTTTCGGTCCCCAACTGGAAGTGCAGAAAATTCGCCTGGTGGAAGAGAAAGACTTTGCAGAAGGTTTTGATCCGAAACGCTACCAACTGATTGCCCGCTCCGACCCGGAATTGGCCTATCAGCAACTGGTCGAACTGGTGCAGGCCGAAATTGCCGATCCGCCTTTTCAGCATTTGGTGCTATCGATTTTGCAGACGCACCAACAACTGCTGAAGGTGCTGCCGGGCAGCAGGCACCGCTACTACCCCTTTCCAGGTGGGTGGCTGGAACACACGCTGCGTGTCAGCCAGCACGCTGCCCTGCTGGGTCACCGCTATCGAGAAATTTACAACGAATTGCAGCCCCCACTGAATGTGGAACTGATCGTCGCCGGTGCAGTGCTGCACGATATTGGTCGCGTGCTGGAATTGAAGCCTGCCGATGTCCCAGACGCACCTGCAGAGCAAACGATTGACGGAGTACTGTTAGGGCACGCAATGCTGGCCCACGACCTGGTGCGGGATGCTGCCCGTACCATTGAGAATCTGCATCCTGAAAGAGTACGACTGCTTTTGCACATCATTGCCAGCTACTTGAAACTACCAGAGTGGGGCTCTCCCCGCCTACCCAACATTCCGGAAGTGCTTGTCATCCACCACCTGGATGATCTGGATGCCAAAATGGAAATGTACTGCCGCTGTCTGACGAAAGATGTTTCGGCAGGCCCGTTCACCGAACGAGACCCAAACCTGATGGCCCTACTCTACCGCGATCGAGAAGTATAG